A genomic stretch from Pempheris klunzingeri isolate RE-2024b chromosome 23, fPemKlu1.hap1, whole genome shotgun sequence includes:
- the LOC139222533 gene encoding synaptopodin-2 isoform X1 — translation MGTGDYICVTLRGGAPWGFTLREGEGDTYRPFIVSQVEEGGRAFLAGVQGGDEVVSLNGEPCADLTLLRAFALIDTSIDSLQLLVKRYCTTPTEDYESEETYCGERDPSGEALESTTLHIFPTKHRSQSPRELHISESQDEAYYGELDSDTEFPKGPQLLSTQLHVPSSSDRRAWEPVFKENDEEVRRCFSPGNMVELQVSLSEQILDDMGCTSLGSACGIQGELSIREAIETVHTTTTSHDVLYSAREPLGQHGVVLSSPSMLGQVEVILQKPAASGAGRGILSVGGPRVSGSVGSQSEEGEDGGGHCKGVPGSFTVSFGIPSEEATPAEEQDSDSEGDQDKPNKHHARHSRLRRSESLSEKQVKEAKSKCKRIALLLTAAPPNPNNKGVLMFKKHRQRAKKYTLVSYGTGEDEPEHSDEEDEDNEDDTVEFTLVAPNGSEIDKHFLTNVHSSKGVLTINWDKGLLEIEKNLNNQAVMECLPETKGKGALMFAQRRQRMDEISAEHDELRRQGIAVEGVLGAEKKIVEHSYMQSTSEGHAYMDVNIHQKSQQQQQYQQYQEQQYYEQQQNYQQYQQQYQQQQYGQQHYQQQQMYQQQQEYHQEQQQMQHYSTNINGTVQHQTSEMQSSFNNRTAKPFSVENMATTPYYPAESGTNQDSVGQGEQIASRDERISTPASKTGILLDARKRYTGKPMFTFKEAPKVSPNPALLNLLNRNDKKMGFESGPEEDYLSLGAEACNFLQSPRVKHKTPPPVAPKPTINPNSPPWSPQIEVSNQDMPQQAENSVSTPAIAPTTDTTPAPELEPTPAPAPEPSAPPAPQEAPASTTTEEQHTWTLPEPESKQQPLQVTPQEANGHMKSTLQPEPAPVTSWAAPQTQAQQQPPTSSWSPSQVQPQEPHPSQSQSQPPWVTRHPSQTQVQPQTPTNTWTPQIQPSWSQPQEQAQSQTHAQPSWGQSQEQPQCQPQVQPPWTHSHEQANLQQMQPTWGQPQEPVQQQPQGPWAQPSQTETQHQPPWVQQPQQKPQAQPPWVQQVQSESQPQPPWVQQPPHQAPQQVWPQTQTPGQPQPPWVSAQPQQQQQQQQQQQQQQQQPSINAWPPSHTQPHVQPPWIQAAQAQPPMQPQASLNPWAPVPTHAHSQPSWTQHPSEHGQHPMSPWAQEQNQAQHQPPWAQPVPPQPTPQPNWQQSSSKTPQQPPMNTWPSAQTQPQTSVSAWAPQSEQTPMNVSTSMVDTRPSPKPWLPPQNAPQNRTPPPPPQRINSFNIGQRASSPINPMATVLHPSSPGSAFEMPLVRGKGADMFAKRQSRMEKFVVDSETVQANKASRPASPTASLPNEWKYTPNVRAPPPRAYNPIQSPSYPPAAIKQPPPSSPSIKAKKKGKEQQAPAPKPLNVIDVMKHQPYQLNSSLFTFGPAAEAAKTTAPAPNCSSANPPVENQPIRYEQMAPVQPAGPYNAPFPQQAYGMSMQPMMHDGHYQQNLANVYPPSSPYQQPPGGPYQQAYNQQYPQPAPPAYHPQAPQSPNPPYQQAPQAPYPPANSPPYLAAPSVPYQPQLPSSYVAPGFLVAARPESASGGNTAAAPKPKFTAKKSSAQVWKPTAVDKE, via the exons GTAGAAGAAGGTGGTCGTGCCTTCCTGGCTGGAGTGCAGGGGGGTGATGAAGTGGTGTCACTCAACGGAGAGCCATGTGCTGATCTCACCCTTTTACGGGCCTTTGCACTCATCGACACGTCGATCGACAGTCTGCAGCTGCTTGTGAAAAG ATACTGCACCACCCCCACAGAAGACTATGAGTCAGAAGAAACATACTGTGGTGAGAGGGACCCTTCTGGTGAGGCTTTAGAGAGCACCACCCTTCACATCTTCCCCACAAAGCACAGGTCCCAAAGCCCAAGGGAACTCCACATATCTGAGTCCCAGGATGAGGCCTACTATGGGGAGTTGGACAGTGACACAGAGTTTCCCAAGGGACCCCAGCTGCTCAGCACCCAGCTACATGTTCCCTCATCTAGTGATCGGAGAGCCTGGGAGCCTGTTTTTAAGGAAAATGACGAAGAAGTGCGGCGGTGCTTCTCCCCTGGGAACATGGTCGAGCTTCAGGTGTCCCTGTCTGAGCAGATCTTGGACGACATGGGCTGCACCTCTCTTGGGAGTGCTTGTGGGATCCAGGGAGAATTGTCAATCAGAGAGGCCATAGAGACAGTCCACACCACCACAACATCGCACGATGTGCTATACTCTGCCAGAGAGCCGCTCGGCCAGCATGGAGTGGTGCTCAGCTCCCCTTCGATGCTGGGACAGGTGGAGGTCATTTTGCAGAAGCCAGCAGCATCAGGAGCAGGGAGGGGCATCCTGAGTGTGGGTGGCCCCAGGGTCAGTGGAAGTGTTGGATCCCAAAGCGAAGAAGGAGAAGACGGAGGAGGGCACTGCAAGGGAGTTCCTGGGTCTTTTACTGTCTCATTTGGAATTCCTTCAGAAGAGGCAACACCAGCAGAAGAGCAGGACTCTGATTCTGAAGGGGATCAAGACAAACCCAATAAGCATCACGCCAGACACTCCA GGCTCAGGCGTAGTGAGAGTTTGTCTGAGAAGCAGGTGAAAGAGGCCAAGTCCAAATGTAAACGTATTGCTCTCCTTCTTACGGCTGCTCCTCCTAACCCCAACAACAAGGGGGTGTTGATGTTCAAGAAACATCGACAGAGGGCCAAGAAATACACACTTGTGAGCTACGGCACAGGAGAAGACGAACCAGAGCACAGTGACGAAGAGGACGAGGACAACGAAGACGACACAGTTGAATTTACCCTTGTGGCTCCTAACGGTTCTGAAATAGACAAGCATTTCCTCACTAATGTTCATAGTAGCAAAGGTGTGCTAACTATCAACTGGGACAAGGGTCTCCTTGAGATTGAAAAGAACCTGAACAACCAAGCAGTGATGGAATGTTTGCCGGAAACCAAGGGCAAGGGTGCCCTAATGTTTGCCCAACGGCGACAGAGGATGGATGAGATTTCTGCTGAACATGACGAGCTTAGGCGCCAAGGGATTGCGGTGGAAGGAGTGCTGGGGGCTGAAAAGAAGATAGTGGAGCACTCCTACATGCAGTCCACATCAGAGGGTCATGCTTACATGGATGTAAATATACACCAAAAAagccaacagcaacaacaataccaGCAATATCAGGAGCAGCAGTATTATGAGCAACAACAGAACTACCAACAATATCAACAAcagtatcagcagcagcagtatggACAACAACATTATCAACAACAGCAAAtgtatcagcagcagcaagaaTATCACCAAGAGCAACAGCAAATGCAGCACTATTCTACAAACATAAATGGCACAGTCCAACATCAAACCAGTGAAATGCAGAGTTCTTTCAACAATCGTACTGCAAAGCCTTTCTCTGTAGAAAACATGGCGACCACCCCTTACTATCCTGCAGAGAGTGGGACCAATCAAGATTCTGTGGGCCAAGGCGAGCAGATAGCTTCCCGTGATGAGCGCATTTCAACCCCTGCAAGTAAGACTGGTATCTTGTTGGATGCAAGAAAAAGATACACTGGCAAGCCTATGTTCACCTTTAAGGAAGCACCAAAAGTATCACCTAATCCAGCATTACTCAACCTCCTCAACAGGAATGATAAGAAGATGGGTTTTGAGTCCGGACCTGAGGAAGACTACCTTAGCCTTGGGGCTGAGGCTTGTAATTTCCTCCAGTCTCCACGAGTTAAACACAAGACACCTCCACCAGTGGCTCCAAAGCCAACAATCAACCCCAATTCTCCTCCTTGGTCCCCACAGATAGAAGTGTCCAACCAGGACATGCCTCAACAAGCTGAAAATAGTGTATCCACACCTGCTATAGCCCCCACCACAGACACTACCCCTGCTCCAGAACTAGAGCCAACCCCTGCACCTGCCCCTGAGCCCTCTGCCCCTCCTGCCCCCCAGGAGGCTCCTGCCAGCACCACCACAGAGGAACAGCACACATGGACTCTCCCGGAGCCTGAATCTAAACAACAGCCTCTGCAAGTGACACCTCAGGAGGCAAATGGTCATATGAAATCTACACTGCAGCCTGAGCCTGCTCCTGTGACTAGCTGGGCTgcaccacaaacacaagcacagcaaCAGCCACCTACCAGTTCTTGGAGTCCAAGTCAAGTGCAGCCCCAGGAACCACATCCAAGTCAATCCCAATCACAGCCACCTTGGGTGACACGTCATCCTTCTCAGACCCAAGTACAGCCTCAAACCCCTACAAATACTTGGACCCCTCAGATTCAGCCATCCTGGAGTCAGCCTCAAGAGCAAGCACAAAGCCAAACACATGCTCAGCCATCCTGGGGACAGTCCCAAGAGCAACCACAGTGTCAGCCACAAGTTCAGCCACCCTGGACACACTCCCATGAGCAGGCAAATCTGCAGCAAATGCAGCCAACTTGGGGTCAACCTCAAGAACCAGTACAACAGCAGCCCCAGGGCCCATGGGCACAGCCATCACAAACAGAAACCCAGCATCAACCACCATGGGTGCAACAACCTCAGCAGAAACCACAGGCACAGCCCCCTTGGGTTCAGCAGGTTCAATCAGAATCCCAGCCACAGCCGCCATGGGTTCAGCAACCACCCCATCAGGCGCCACAACAAGTATGGCCACAGACCCAAACACCAGGTCAGCCTCAACCACCTTGGGTCTCAGCTCAGcctcaacagcaacagcaacagcaacaacaacaacagcaacagcaacagcagccttCAATTAATGCATGGCCTCCCTCACATACTCAACCGCATGTTCAGCCACCTTGGATCCAAGCAGCCCAAGCACAACCTCCCATGCAGCCCCAAGCCAGTTTGAATCCATGGGCTCCAGTGCCTACACATGCTCATTCCCAGCCATCCTGGACCCAGCACCCTTCAGAACATGGTCAGCACCCCATGAGTCCTTGGGCCCAAGAGCAAAATCAGGCCCAACATCAACCACCCTGGGCTCAACCAGTTCCACCACAGCCCACACCACAGCCAAACTGGCAACAGTCCAGTTCAAAGACTCCACAGCAGCCACCAATGAATACATGGCCTTCAGCGCAGACACAGCCACAGACATCAGTGAGTGCCTGGGCACCACAGTCAGAGCAAACACCTATGAATGTTTCTACATCAATGGTGGACACTCGTCCCTCTCCAAAACCTTGGCTTCCACCACAAAATGCTCCACAAAACCGgacccctccacctccaccacagcgAATTAACTCTTTTAACATTGGTCAAAGAGCTTCATCACCTATCAACCCAATGGCCACTGTCCTTCACCCATCATCCCCAGGTTCAGCTTTTGAGATGCCTTTGGTCAGAGGGAAAGGAGCTGATATGTTTGCCAAGAGGCAGTCTCGTATGGAGAAGTTTGTTGTGGACTCTGAAACTGTGCAAGCAAACAAGGCAAGCCGACCAGCATCGCCAACTGCTTCTTTACCAAACGAGTGGAAGTATACACCCAATGTACGTGCTCCACCCCCACGAGCATATAATCCCATTCAATCACCTTCTTATCCCCCAGCAGCAATAAAGCAGCCTCCGCCAAGTAGCCCATCAATCAAAGCcaagaaaaaaggcaaagagCAGCAAGCACCTGCCCCAAAACCCCTCAATGTTATTGATGTTATGAAGCACCAACCCTATCAACTCAATTCCTCACTTTTTACCTTTGGCCCGGCAGCTGAGGCTGCCAAGACCACTGCACCTGCACCCAACTGTTCATCTGCTAACCCACCTGTTGAAAACCAACCAATTAGATATGAGCAAATGGCCCCTGTCCAGCCAGCTGGACCATATAATGCCCCATTCCCCCAGCAAGCCTATGGAATGTCCATGCAGCCTATGATGCATGATGGCCACTACCAGCAAAACCTAGCTAATGTTTATCCTCCCTCCAGTCCTTACCAACAACCTCCTGGTGGTCCATATCAGCAAGCATACAACCAACAGTATCCACAACCTGCCCCACCTGCATATCATCCCCAAGCTCCTCAGTCTCCAAACCCTCCCTACCAACAGGCACCGCAGGCACCTTACCCACCAGCCAATAGCCCTCCCTACCTGGCAGCTCCCTCAGTGCCTTACCAGCCACAGCTTCCCAGTAGCTACGTTGCTCCTGGTTTTCTTGTAGCTGCAAGGCCTGAATCTGCATCAGGTGGTaacactgcagctgctcctAAACCAAAGTTTACAGCTAAAAAGAGCTCAGCTCAGGTGTGGAAGCCTACAGCAGTTGATAAAGAGTGA